A region of the Actinomycetota bacterium genome:
TCCGCCTGGGCGCCGTTGAGCAGCAGGTCGACCTTGACGAGGTCGGCGTGCTCGTACCCCGCGGGTTCGTAGTCGAGCGAGGCGTAACCCTTGGTGCGGCTCTTGAGCTGGTCGAAGAAGTCGATCACGACCTCGGCCAGGGGGATGCGGTAGACGAGCTCGACCCGCTCGGGGCCGAGGTACTCCATCTTCTGCATCTCCGCCCGCCGGCCCTGGGCCAGCTCCATGACCGTGCCCGTGTACTCGGTGGGCAGCAGCAGGGTGACGGTGAGGTAAGGCTCCTCGATGGCCGAGAGCTGGTTGGGCGGGGGCAGCTCGGCGGGGTTGGAGACCTCGGTGGTGCCGCCCCCGGCCAGGTGGGCCACGTAGGCCACCGACGGGGCGGTGGCGATGAGGCTGAGGTTGAACTCCCGTTCGAGCCGCTCGCGAACGATCTCCATGTGCAGCAGTCCCAGGAAACCGCAGCGGAACCCGAAGCCGAGCACACCCGAGGACTCGGGCTCGAAGGTGAACGACGAGTCGTTGAGGCGCAGCTTGTCGAGGGCGTCGCGCAGGTCGGAGAAGTCGTCGCCGTCGACCGGGTACAGGCCGCAGAACACCATGGGCTTGGGCTCGCGGTAGCCGACCAGGGCCTCGGGGGCGGGGCGGGCAGCAGTGGTGACTGTCTCACCCGCCCGGGCCTCGCCCACGTCCTTGATGCCGGCGATCAGGTAACCGACCTCGCCCGGGCCCAGCTCGGCCACCGGTGTCGGGGAGGGGGAGCGCACCCCGACCTCCTCGGCGTCGTGGGTCACCTTGGCCTGCATGAAACGCAGGCGCGACCCGGCCGTGAGCACCCCGTTGACGACCCGGATGGCGCTGATCACCCCCCGGTACTGGTCGTAGTACGAGTCGAACAGCAGGGCCTGGAGGGGGGCGT
Encoded here:
- the lepA gene encoding translation elongation factor 4, translated to MIPQDKTRNFAIISHIDHGKTTLSDRILELCGAVDPRDMREQFLDSMDIERERGITIKAQNVRLDWKGYTLHLIDTPGHVDFGYEVSRSLAACEGAVLLVDATQGIEAQTLANAYQAIEHDLEIVAAVNKIDLPAAEPERVMAEIEAVLGIDPTTVLRISGKTGAGVPELLDEVVARVPPPSGDAHAPLQALLFDSYYDQYRGVISAIRVVNGVLTAGSRLRFMQAKVTHDAEEVGVRSPSPTPVAELGPGEVGYLIAGIKDVGEARAGETVTTAARPAPEALVGYREPKPMVFCGLYPVDGDDFSDLRDALDKLRLNDSSFTFEPESSGVLGFGFRCGFLGLLHMEIVRERLEREFNLSLIATAPSVAYVAHLAGGGTTEVSNPAELPPPNQLSAIEEPYLTVTLLLPTEYTGTVMELAQGRRAEMQKMEYLGPERVELVYRIPLAEVVIDFFDQLKSRTKGYASLDYEPAGYEHADLVKVDLLLNGAQADAFSAILHRSRAEDYGRRLTEKLKELIPRQQFDVPIQAAIGGRIVARTTVKAVRKDVIAKCYGGDITRKRKLLEKQKEGKKRMKSIGRVEVPQEAFISALRLDG